A portion of the Planctomycetota bacterium genome contains these proteins:
- a CDS encoding N-6 DNA methylase, which translates to MESARGLGAYYTPALLARPLCRWAIRDATDAVLDPSCGEGAFLIRAVDRLRELGADPRRIPDQVAGVELDARALARAHAALRSRHPGLRWARLAEDDFFRFARAHLGTLSFD; encoded by the coding sequence GTGGAATCGGCGCGGGGGCTGGGGGCGTACTACACGCCCGCCCTCCTGGCGCGGCCGCTGTGCCGCTGGGCGATCCGGGACGCGACGGACGCGGTCCTGGATCCCTCCTGCGGCGAGGGGGCGTTCCTGATCCGGGCGGTGGATCGGCTCCGGGAGCTCGGGGCCGATCCGCGGCGGATCCCCGACCAGGTGGCGGGCGTGGAGCTCGACGCCCGGGCGCTGGCGCGCGCGCACGCGGCGCTCCGGTCGCGGCATCCGGGGCTGCGCTGGGCGCGCCTGGCCGAAGACGACTTCTTCCGCTTCGCGCGGGCGCACCTCGGAACGCTCTCGTTCGAC